A genomic window from Glycine max cultivar Williams 82 chromosome 17, Glycine_max_v4.0, whole genome shotgun sequence includes:
- the LOC100810698 gene encoding GATA transcription factor 21 translates to MIPAYRHSVSSVMPLDLNEDQNHEFFSPTHHPSSSFSSLSSYPILFNPPNQDQEARSYYWEPTKQYLPSHEEETEKIIPSSGSWDHSVAESEHNKATVWKKAEERNENLESVAAEDGSLKWMPAKMRIMRKMLVSDQTDTYTNSDNNTTHKFDDQKQQLSSPLGTDNSSSNNYSNHSNNTVRVCSDCHTTKTPLWRSGPRGPKSLCNACGIRQRKARRAMAAAAASASGNGTVIVEAKKSVKGRNKLQKKKEKKTRTEGAAQMKKKRKLGVGSAKASQSRNKFGFEDLTLRLRKNLAMHQVFPQDEKEAAILLMALSYGLVH, encoded by the exons ATGATTCCAGCCTATCGCCACTCAGTATCTTCTGTTATGCCTCTGGATCTTAATGAAGATCAAAACCACGAGTTCTTCAGTCCAACTCACCACCCTTCCTCTTCGTTTTCTTCTCTATCTTCATATCCTATTCTCTTCAACCCGCCAAATCAAGATCAAGAAGCTCGATCATACTACTGGGAACCAACAAAGCAGTACTTACCAAGTCATGAAGAAGAG ACTGAGAAGATTATTCCTTCTAGCGGATCATGGGATCACTCGGTGGCAGAAAGTGAGCACAATAAGGCGACAGTTTGGAAGAAAGCAGAAGAGAGGAATGAAAATCTTGAATCAGTTGCTGCTGAAGATGGTTCGTTGAAGTGGATGCCTGCCAAGATGAGAATTATGCGGAAGATGTTGGTGTCGGATCAAACTGATACATATACTAATTCAGACAACAACACTACGCACAAGTTTGATGATCAGAAACAACAACTGTCGTCACCGCTTGGAACTGAtaacagcagcagcaacaactaTTCAAACCACAGTAACAACACTGTTAGGGTTTGTTCTGATTGCCACACCACCAAGACTCCTCTATGGAGGAGTGGACCAAGAGGCCCCAAG tCACTTTGCAACGCCTGTGGGATTCGACAAAGGAAGGCAAGACGAGCCATGGCAGCTGCTGCGGCTTCTGCATCGGGAAATGGAACAGTAATTGTGGAAGCTAAGAAATCTGTGAAGGGACGGAACAAGTtgcagaagaagaaagagaagaagacaaGAACTGAGGGTGCAGCACAGATGAAAAAGAAGCGGAAGCTTGGAGTTGGATCAGCAAAGGCATCTCAAAGTAGAAACAAGTTTGGTTTTGAGGATTTGACGTTGCGCTTGAGAAAGAACTTGGCTatgcatcaagttttccctcaggACGAGAAGGAGGCTGCGATCCTTCTCATGGCTTTATCTTATGGCCTTGTTCATTGA
- the LOC102660565 gene encoding uncharacterized protein: MGMGETPPHQPAPVPPTGLLMKRCKFIWRLLLLSNLALGAYLFASAKPRDSMEINRRTAQKSHKGKASVEVSPEPTTSSIDFNYDDFLVPVTTPVKVQAPIPEEQQREIFQWMLEEKRKLKPKNPVEKKTN; the protein is encoded by the exons ATGGGAATGGGTGAGACTCCCCCACATCAACCTGCACCTGTGCCTCCAACTGGGTTGCTCATGAAGCGCTGCAAGTTCATTTGGCGCCTTCTTTTGCTCTCTAATCTCGCGCTTGGAG CTTATCTATTTGCAAGTGCAAAACCAAGAGATTCGATGGAGATTAATAGAAGAACAGCACAAAAATCGCATAAGGGAAAAGCCAGTGTTGAAGTTTCTCCTGAACCCACCACAAGTTCAATTGATTTCAATTATGATGATTTCTTAGTGCCTGTCACAACACCTGTGAAAGTGCAGGCTCCTATTCCTGAAGAACAACAACGTGAAATTTTCCAGTGGATGctggaagagaaaagaaaactgaaaccTAAGAACCCTGTAGAGAAAAAAACAAACTGA